Proteins from one Microcaecilia unicolor chromosome 2, aMicUni1.1, whole genome shotgun sequence genomic window:
- the LOC115461973 gene encoding olfactory receptor 1F1-like produces the protein MVNETKVLEFLLLGFSDIPEHQTLLFVLFLSLYLITILGNSLIILVIAFNRCLHTPMYFFLGNLSLVDTCLSSVTIPRLLRDLLSEQKTISLPACIVQVYFFFFVGIMEVFLLAVMAFDRYVAISDPLRYSLVMSQKLCLGLVAGSWVVAALHSTMHSLLLLRLSFCGSITIQHFLCDIPPLLKLSCSDTSLNESVMFSEATLLVMGSFLFIVLSYFRIISAILKIRSAQGRSKAFSTCSSHLTVVVFFYGTGMFTYFRPSSSSSLDYDRAVSTVYSSVTPMINPFIYSLRNDEVKGALSKLLRSCQLSH, from the coding sequence ATGGTCAATGAAACCAAAGTGTTGGAATTTCTCCTCCTGGGTTTTTCAGACATCCCTGAGCATCAGACTCTtctgtttgtgctttttctttccttgtacctcatcaccatactgggaaacaGCCTCATCATCCTGGTGATTGCTTTTAATCGATGTCTCCACACTCCCATGTACTTTTTCTTGGGCAATCTTTCTCTGGTGGACACATGTCTTAGCTCGGTTACTATCCCCCGGCTTCTGAGGGATCTGCTGTCTGAGCAGAAGACCATTTCTTTGCCTGCCTGCATTGTACAAgtctacttctttttttttgtgggcaTTATGGAGGTCTTCCTCTTGGCTGTGATGGCTTTTGACCGCTATGTGGCAATAAGTGACCCCCTGCGTTATTCTTTGGTGATGAGCCAGAAGCTTTGCCTTGGGTTGGTAGCTGGATCTTGGGTGGTGGCTGCTCTCCACTCCACCATGCATAGCCTATTGCTCTTACGATTATCCTTCTGTGGTTCCATCACCATTCAACACTTCCTCTGTGATATCCCACCACTGCTGAAGCTGTCCTGCTCTGACACTTCCCTAAATGAGTCTGTCATGTTTAGTGAGGCTACTTTGTTAGTTATGGGCTCATTTCTTTTCATTGTCCTCTCCTACTTCCGCATCATCTCAGCCATCCTGAAGATACGCTCTGCCCAAGGAAGAAGCAAAGCCTTCTCCACCTGTTCCTCCCACCTCACTGTGGTGGTCTTCTTCTACGGCACAGGAATGTTCACCTACTTTCGGCCATCCTCCAGTTCCTCACTGGACTATGATAGAGCAGTGAGTACCGTCTACTCCTCTGTGACCCCCATGATTAACCCTTTCATTTATAGTCTGAGGAATGATGAAGTGAAAGGGGCCCTGTCTAAGCTTCTACGATCCTGCCAACTTTCTCACTGA